GATATAGTTGTGGTAAGCGATGGGTCAACAGACAAAACTGTTGAAGTTGCCATAGAAAATGGTGCCCGTGTGGTTGAATTAAAAGAAAACAAGGGCAAAGGGGGAGCTATGAAAGCAGGGCTTGAGAAGTATCCTGCTGATGTCATTTTATTTTTAGATGCTGATTTAATTGGTTTAACAAGAGAACATGTGGAAAATCTGGTTTTGCCTGTGCTACATAGAGACGCAGATATGACTGTAGGGATATTCGAAAAAGGTAGGTTTGCAACTGACTTAGCACAAAAATTTGCCCCAAATCTTTCAGGTCAAAGAGCAGTTAATAGATGGGTGCTTGAAAATATATCCGATATTGATATGGCTAGGTTTGGAGTAGAGATAGCTTTAAATAGAATGATAGAGAAAAATCAAATTAAAGTTAAAGAAGTATTTCTTGAAAATATGAGCCATGTTATGAAGGAGGAAAAACGGGGGGTTTTGAAAGGGCTCGCCGCAAGAATGAAAATGTACTGGGAAATAATGAAATACTTTACAAAAACCGGGGTAAAAAAATAAGGGGGAAGTAGTTTGCAAGTAAACCCGATCTTATCACCAGAAATTAAAGATAAAATTATAAAATGCGTTGTGTTAGAAAAATCCAGAGTTTTACATTTAGTAGTGGAAACATCAGATTCTAAAATAGAATCTGATTCTAAAATAGAAGATGAAGAAGCATCACCTGAAATATTCAAAGAACTTCAAAAATATAATACAACTTTGACCAATCAAATTCCAGGTCTAACTGGAGTTTATTATATTTTTGTACCAGAAAAATTAAATTTACAATCAGAACTTTTAGAAGATGAGCTTAAAGAAATTATTAAAATAAATAAAAATATTTTTTTAAACTGTGTTAAAGATAAATTTCCTTCCCTATATGGGTGTTTAAAAAATACCGAATGGGATTATTCTGATGGAGTTTTGAAGATAATATTTTTGAGTCCGGTCAACAAAGAAATAGCTGGCAAAAAGAATGCACAAAAATTAATTAATGAGTACTTTTATCCTGTCTTCAGAAAGAATCTAAAAATAAACATGGAAACGAATACCAATAAAGGCCTAGAGAATACAGAGGATAGTCAATATGACTATGAAACAATAGTTATAGAGG
The Natranaerofaba carboxydovora genome window above contains:
- a CDS encoding glycosyltransferase family 2 protein — translated: MQVIAIVPAYNEENTVGSVVSVLNQAPLIDDIVVVSDGSTDKTVEVAIENGARVVELKENKGKGGAMKAGLEKYPADVILFLDADLIGLTREHVENLVLPVLHRDADMTVGIFEKGRFATDLAQKFAPNLSGQRAVNRWVLENISDIDMARFGVEIALNRMIEKNQIKVKEVFLENMSHVMKEEKRGVLKGLAARMKMYWEIMKYFTKTGVKK